The following are encoded together in the Solidesulfovibrio sp. genome:
- a CDS encoding response regulator has protein sequence MESTRTILIVEDDVINRVALCRFLSKQGYVVHPTKDGDEALEIYAKNKFDLIIMDLVMPGIDGAETARKMRFISNSTDGDYPPIIIVTAVDHRAQNLEKIFRAGVDRVVQKPIEHAQLLECIDELLLPQKRN, from the coding sequence ATGGAAAGCACAAGAACAATTCTTATCGTCGAAGACGACGTCATCAACAGAGTTGCACTTTGCCGTTTTCTCAGCAAACAAGGCTATGTTGTTCATCCAACAAAGGACGGCGACGAAGCCCTGGAAATATATGCCAAAAATAAATTCGACCTGATAATAATGGACCTTGTTATGCCAGGGATCGATGGCGCTGAAACAGCAAGGAAAATGCGGTTTATATCCAATAGCACGGATGGTGACTACCCACCGATCATTATAGTCACTGCCGTTGATCACCGCGCACAAAATTTAGAAAAGATATTCAGAGCAGGCGTCGACAGAGTTGTTCAAAAACCAATCGAACATGCCCAACTACTGGAGTGCATAGACGAACTGCTGTTGCCCCAAAAGCGCAACTAA
- a CDS encoding ArsR family transcriptional regulator → MPGKESKFEAVKLRTMITEGKTAQQIIDAFGINKTTLKAHLLKLMQMDEKFYSIEGMGDRAVSGNVKFGTMGLRLSPTLMVNYGFTVGDEFKVSCLEEGRIVLEKK, encoded by the coding sequence ATGCCTGGAAAAGAATCGAAATTCGAAGCTGTGAAACTTCGCACCATGATCACCGAAGGGAAGACTGCCCAGCAAATCATCGATGCGTTTGGAATCAACAAAACTACTTTGAAAGCCCATCTTTTGAAGCTGATGCAGATGGATGAGAAGTTTTACTCCATCGAAGGGATGGGGGACCGGGCAGTCTCTGGGAACGTCAAGTTTGGGACTATGGGACTCCGTCTGTCCCCGACCCTTATGGTGAACTATGGCTTCACCGTGGGCGACGAGTTCAAGGTGTCGTGCCTGGAAGAAGGGCGGATCGTTTTGGAAAAGAAGTAG